The Montipora capricornis isolate CH-2021 chromosome 3, ASM3666992v2, whole genome shotgun sequence genome window below encodes:
- the LOC138040650 gene encoding uncharacterized protein, with the protein MEQWETTLTLNHSEGTLYSRQINISSDIFQGDSLFPLLFCMALAPLSSLLNNTKYGYTTSTCTIYHLFYVDDLKTFGNNDQGQTSLLTMVKGFSDDIQMEFGLEKCFKATFKKGNVTTTENTQIDLDTTIQQLEQEGTYRYLGVNDGDGIQHAKMKENIRNEYYLRIRMMIKSELNAINRMEAINTLATPVVTYSFNIVDWKMEETRKLDRKLGNLSP; encoded by the coding sequence ATGGAGCAGTGGGAGACGACTCTTACCTTAAACCACTCAGAAGGGACGCTATACTCAAGGCAGATCAACATCAGTAGCGACATATTTCAAGGCGACTCACTTTTTCCTCTCCTCTTCTGCATGGCTCTTGCTCCACTATCCTCACTTCTCAACAACACCAAGTATGGCTATactacaagtacatgtaccatCTATCATCTATTCTACGTGGATGACCTGAAAACATTTGGAAATAATGACCAGGGACAGACTAGCCTTTTGACCATGGTAAAAGGTTTCAGTGATGACATCCAAATGGAGTTTGGACTAGAAAAGTGCTTTAAAGCTACATTCAAAAAAGGAAACGTTACCACCACTGAAAACACACAAATTGACCTTGATACCACCATTCAACAACTAGAACAAGAAGGTACATACAGATACTTGGGAGTGAATGATGGGGATGGGATACAGCAcgccaaaatgaaagaaaatattagAAATGAGTATTACCTTAGAATACGAATGATGATAAAATCTGAACTAAATGCAATCAACAGAATGGAAGCCATCAACACACTGGCTACCCCAGTTGTAACCTACAGCTTCAACATCGTTGACTGGAAGATGGAAGAGACCAGAAAACTAGATAGAAAACTAGGAAACCTCTCACCATAG
- the LOC138043520 gene encoding 5-hydroxytryptamine receptor 4-like produces the protein MTERENSTSPAPPQSPSLTVSSVCIIAYLSFLVITALGGNGLLITVILKRRLLQKVHYYFILSLATSDFLNALLKIPTTILGRFNRNWYPSHTVCYFTTPLGVLFGAASVFSLSAVAINRYLVISSPLNYSDRMPPMLAKSIVAAVWFASFSLALPPVMWREKEAICRSGNISKEHYISEMLYFFLALWLFVIVIPSIVMSISYVKIFLIARYHALQINSQNQTFPSENETTRRRKDLKAAVVLAVIGGIFILCWVPFFVVQTVHKFGKGKISASYFNVFLCVMYTNSALDPILLFLFNAEIRKALILLYCRAFQKTNPHFLPHSEHSSFLPKPDNELEAST, from the coding sequence ATGACTGAGAGAGAAAATTCGACGTCACCTGCTCCACCTCAGTCCCCCAGTTTGACAGTCAGTTCTGTTTGCATCATAGCATATTTGTCATTCTTGGTAATTACAGCTTTGGGTGGTAACGGATTGTTAATAACGGTTATCCTCAAAAGGCGACTCCTCCAAAAAGTTCATTATTACTTCATACTGAGTCTGGCGACGTCGGATTTCTTGAACGCCTTGCTGAAAATACCTACCACGATTTTAGGACGCTTCAATAGAAACTGGTATCCCAGTCATACAGTATGCTATTTCACCACCCCTCTAGGGGTGCTCTTTGGAGCAGCGTCCGTGTTCAGCTTGTCAGCTGTAGCTATCAACAGATACCTTGTGATATCCTCGCCGCTCAACTACTCTGATCGAATGCCACCAATGTTGGCTAAAAGCATTGTCGCTGCGGTTTGGTTCGCCAGTTTCTCCTTGGCCTTGCCACCTGTCATGTGGAGGGAAAAGGAAGCCATTTGCCGGAGCGGTAACATTTCCAAAGAACATTACATCTCGGAAATGCTCTACTTTTTCTTGGCCTTGTGGCTGTTCGTTATCGTTATCCCTTCCATCGTTATGAGCATTTCATACGTTAAGATATTTCTTATCGCGAGGTATCACGCCCTACAAATAAACTCTCAGAATCAAACCTTTCCCAGTGAAAACGAAACCACGCGGAGAAGGAAGGACTTGAAAGCTGCGGTGGTATTAGCTGTGATTGGAGGAATTTTCATTCTTTGCTGGGTTCCTTTCTTCGTTGTACAGACTGTCCACAAGTTCGGCAAAGGAAAAATCAGTGCAAGTTACTTCAACGTATTTCTTTGCGTAATGTATACAAACTCTGCATTGGATCCCATTCTGTTGTTCTTATTCAACGCCGAAATAAGAAAAGCACTGATACTACTTTACTGCCGAGCATTTCAGAAAACTAATCCACATTTCCTGCCGCATTCCGAACACTCTTCTTTCCTTCCAAAGCCTGATAACGAGCTAGAGGCATCGACGTAA